TCGGTTCCCTAAAAAAATAAATACAATTAGACTCAAAAGAAAGAGGTATTTTGATCAGATCAAGAAATAAGAGTATTGTTTTTCAAGCTGAATAAAACAATACTGACCAGCCTTTGAGAAATCGAGATTTTGGGTGATATAATATTTTCCTCTAAGCTTATTGACCCTATAAATAAAAAAATGTAGGATTTTTAAATGTCTAACCCATAAAAATAAACCAAATTAAATTTTAAAATGATGAAAAAAATAATCCCATTTATATTAATTCCAGTTTTCTTTTTTACTGCATGCAAAAAAGATTTACACCCGGTAGATCCAAGTACAGTACATACCCCCGACGGTTTTAGTAGTGATAGAACAAGAAATTTAAATATTGTTTATTTTGTACCTAATGATTTAGATACGTTACCAGACTATCAACGAAGGCTCAGTGATATCATGTTATGGGTCAGACAATTTTATAAAGATGAGATGACCCGAAATGGATATGCAAATAAAACTTTTGGAATGTTTGTCAATAGTGACAGTCTTGTCAAGATTATAACAATCAGGGGTAGTAAGCCCAAGAGCGCCTATCCCTATGAGGGCGGGAGTGGAGCTGTAGCGGAGGAGGTTAATGCATGGTTTGAAACTCATCCCTCTGATAAGACGAGCGATCACACCCTTATTATAATTCCTAGATATGAATTTAGACAAGATGGTACAGCCACCGGAGGGCCGTTTTATGGGACAGGGAAGTGGTGTTATGCATTAGACTATGAGGATTTTAATATCGCCAATATCGGTTTGGCCAATAATCAATTTACAGGTTGGTTTGGTGGTTTAGCTCACGAACTGGGTCACGGGTTAAATCTTCCTCACAATTCAGAGAAAGTTTCGGAGAAATTAACACTCGGTACCGCCCTGATGGGGTATGGCAATTTTAGTTTGGGTAAGGAGGGAACAATGCTAACTGCTGCAGACGCAGCAATTTTGAATGCAAATCAAATTTTTAATAAAGATAGTAAAACTTATTACGGAGCCGCGAACGCGGAAATAGATCGCATTCACGCCCAATATGACGCTGCAAAAGAAGCTATTGTTGTGTCAGGCAAGTTTCATTCATCAAATAAGATTAATAGTATTGCATATTATAATGATCCCGAAGGAGGAGGCGATTATAACGCGATAACATGGGAATCAAAAACAATTGGTATAGATAGCTTTTATGTTGAAATGAAAACTTCGGATTTACAATACAAAGGAGACTCATTGTACGATTTAAGGCTAAGATTTATCCATGAGAATGGTATAATTTCCACCTTTACTTATAACTATAAATTCATAAATAATATACCGATAATAAATTTTAGTACCCGTTCGGAACTAAGCAAACAAGGCTGGCAAGTGCATTCTTTTAGTTCTGAAGAAATAGCTGAAGAAGATGGAGCTGCATCAAATCTCATTGATGGCAGTTCTTCGAGCTATTGGCATTCTCGTTGGTCGACCAACGAAACTACTTTTCCTCATGAATTAGTCATAGATTTAGGAGCAATCAAAACAGCCCATGGACTCAGCTACACACATCGCAATGGATTGTCGCGTGCAGTTAAAAATATAGAAGTTTCCTATAGTACCGATGGGGTTAGCTTTGACCAAGTTGGAAATTACGAGGTTCCAAATCTCAATGGACCACAGTATTTGGATTTTATGGCACCAATGTCATTTAGGTTTCTTAAAATAAAAGCCATTGATGCTTGGGACGGAGAACAGTTTGCAGCAATTGCTGAGCTAGGTCTTTATTGATAAAGTGTTAAGTTTTTATAGCATCAATGTTGATTCTTTACATCAATATTGATGCTATAGTATTAAAGTCCATCAGACTTTATTCCAAAAAACTCAAGTTCCCTCACAGCAACGACACTGTTCTCAGGTTGAATTCCTTCAATTACGAGGCGCATGAAACGAACCCCTAGTTGTTTTATGCTCTTGGAATCGTAATCTTGCCCCGACGAGGATAAATGGCTGTCTATTGGTGACCATATAAGCCCATCGATAGACGATTCCAAGGTATAAAGATACCAGTCACTATCCTTCCCCCAATAAATCCGATAAGAATCTAAATCATACTTCTCTCCCAGATCAATAGAAATTGTAATCGGGAGTTTTAGCTTATCTGCTCGCCAGAAACTAGTGAGGTTTCCATCAGTTATTACCTTTAGTGAGTCGATTGGGATTCCATCTATCTTAACGGTGGCAGTTGAAAGGTTTAGCTTTTCTCTTTTGTGCGCAAATGTTGCGGTATTTCTATTTTCAGTATGAGGATTATCATACTCATTCACCCAGGTATACCGCTTGCCGTCGGGGACCTGACTCTTATTTTTAGGAATACTTGCTATTATACCAGTTGCGGATTGTAATCCTTCACTGCTTGCATTAATAATAATTTGACCGGCTTCAGTCGTTGTACGAATAAGTGCATAGGCTATGCCACCTTCAGTAAATTGTGGAGAAACCTTTGTATGAGGATTATTTCCACCTATCAGACGACCTTTTCCTGAGACAACCAACTTAATTGGAATTGCATCTGCTTGGTCAGGTGAACTTACCAAATTTCCTTTTTCATCACAAATTTTAATATAAACCGGTATCATATCCGATCCTCCTGCATGAGGAACGATGCCTTGATCAGCGAATTCTATTTGTAGATGGTGGGGTGACCTGGCAGTTGAAACACGATGGGTACAAACGACTTTTCCGCCCAATATTCCCTCCGCTTCCAGTTCTCCTGATTCGTAATCTGTTAGTTCAAAACGAAAATACGAGCTGCCTCCCTTTTTGTAGATAAATGGCGCTGTTACCGAATTGTTTTCTCTGTTTTTTTCGCCCACAAGTTTGTTATTTCGAAAGAGCCTGACGGTGTCACAATTTGAGAATACGATGATATTAGCATCCAGATCTTTCCTTGCATTGTGACTTGCGATATGTACAACAGGACCATAAGCGGGATTTCTGGCATCCTGCATCGCTTTCATTTGATAATAGCCAAATTTCGGGTATCTATCCAAATCAACTACTCCACTGAACGCAGTGACTGGATCATAACCGCGGGTATAATCGTTGAAACTCCAAAGGAAATATCCACTTATTCGAGGGTTTGCGTCCAGACCTGCATGATCCCAATAGCCTCCGAGAGATTCTTCTTTTTCCCCATTGAGTGCATTCTGTCGTAATATTGATTGGTTGATTAATCCTTTATCGCCGTAAAGTCTCGAAGCACGGAGTCCATTTTCTTTACTTGGATCTGCAAACCATGCATCGCCCCATTCCCTTGTCAATGAAGGGCTTTTGGGGAATGGGTCAGTTCCATCAGGATCAACCACCTTATAAAATACGTCGTAGAAAGGTTGGCTTCTACTATTAAGGTCATCGGCTGTAAATAGTTGATCACCGGGTAACTCATCGTGAGCGATCTTTACCGCCTTCATCATCCAGGACGCTGGAGTAGGAGACTCGTTGAGCGATGTTTCCCATAAAAAAATAGAAGGATGATTACGGTCTCTCCTGATCATTTTGCGAATATCACGATATGTACGTTCGATAAATAAATCATCTTCATTAAAATATTGCCACCCCGGTTGGCATTCGATCACCAATAGACCTAGAGAATCACAAGCATCAAGAAATGCTGGCGATGGTGGATAGTGCGCGGCTCTTACCGCATTGAACCCTCCTTTCTTCAAAAGCATAACATCGCGATATTGCATCGAATTGCTTGCCGCATCTCCTACATAAGGGAATGCTTGGTGCCTGTTAGCACCCCGAATGTAAAGTTTATCGCCGTTTAAATAAAAGCCATCGGCTTTGCCGGTAGGAGAACGAAAGCTGAATCTCCTTATACCTATCCATGTATTTACCTCATCAATTAAAATATCGTTGTCATAAATGCGTGAAACCAGTTGGTATCGGAATGGATGATCGGGAGACCATAACTGCGGATTAAAAACCTCGAGCTTTTGGACAAAAGTAGAATCACCGGGAGAGATATTTGTTCTGCTATTGGTCTCTGAAACGATTTTTCCGGTATTATCTAATAGTATTGTCTCCAAACGCAATTTGGATATCAAATGGGTATTGCTGTTTACGATATGCGTTCGGCAGTTAACTGTTGCCTTTTCTTTAGTAACCGCCGGAAAGCTTACCAGAATTCCACCTCCAGCAATGATATCCATTTCCATAGGATCCGAAATATAGGTTTTATCGGTAATGATCATTTTTACTTCCCGATAGATCCCTCCATAATAATTAAAATCTAGTTTCTGCATAGGCTTGCCGGGGGGCGTTGACCCATCATCCTTATTGCTGACGCGTATTGCGAGCACGTTATCTTTATCATATTGGATGTACGGCGTTATATCAACCACAAAGCCTAGGTATCCGCCAGCATGTTCTGCAATTTTTTTTCCGTTAAGAAAGATTGTACAATTAGTTTGGACGCCTTCAAATTGAAGTACGGTTCTTTTATTTTGCAGTCCGCCGGAAAGACGAAAATAACGGCGATACCATCCCGTACCTTGAAATACGCCGCCGCCGTTGTGTTTTGGCTCCAAACGCATAACATGCGGAATACTTACCGCTTCCCATTTGCTGTCATCATAATCTATCTCCATCGCCTGGTCCATATCTCCTCGATAAAATGCCCAGTTGGTATTCATATCAAGTCGTGTTCTTGCAGACTGTTTTTTCATTGCAAACAGCGATGAACATATACCCCACAATATTAAGGCAGGCAAAATGTACTTTGTTTTTTTCATGTAAAAAATATAGTTCCACTTTAGTTTCTGCTAAAAGCTGTCAGCAAAGCACTTTATTAGTGGCGAAAAATGTAAGATTAGTCTATTTTTCTTTATAAAAAATTAGCCATCAGCACTAAATATTTTAAGCTGATGGCTACGATTTATTAATTTGGATAACCTGGATTTTGAGTTAGATTAGGATTTACATCAGTTTCTTTTCGAGGGATTGGCCAAAGGTAATCCCTTTCATTTGAAAATGTCCTAGACTCCACCTCTATATGGTCACCAGTAAGCATTATCGATCCGTTTTTGGAATCCACAGTGCCGAGTCTAGTGCCATACACTTTCCCTTGCCGTACTTGTGGCCCTATTTTCCAACGTTTGATATCAAACCAACGCAACCCTTCTAAAGCAAGTTCTACGCGGCGTTCTCTTCTTACCAATTCGCGTAAAGTAGTTTGATTAGCATAAATAGATCTATCAACTTTGGGCATTCCGGCCCTTTGTCTTACGGCATCAATAGCGTCATACACACTGTTGTCTATGCTTGCACTTTCTATTTTTGCTTCAGCATATGTCAGCAATATCTCCGCATAGCGTATGAGAATCATATTTAAACCCGTATTCCATAAATCTGGATAGTCAGATAGATTAGACGTGTATTTTTTATATAAATAACCCGTTTTAGAATTATTACTTCCGTTATAGTAGTCTCCAGAACTTCGTTCAATTGGATTATAATATTTTCCTTCGTAGAACTGTCCCGGATAGACGATAGATGCTGTAAGCCGAGGATCCCTATTTTTATAAGGATCGTTTTTATTATAATTGGCACCTGGATCATCGATCGTTTTTCCATTGGCCATTTCATAAGCGTCTACCAAAGATTGCGTCGGATCAATCGAGCCCCATCCACCAAAAGTTGAGGATGGCATAATGCCAATGTTGCCGTTAGAATAGTCATTTTCCTTATATTGTATGTCAAGGATAATCTCATTGTTATTCTCATTCTGTATTCGGAAAACGTCTTGATAGGAGGAGAAAAGGGAGTAGCCCATTTCCATGACTTGCTTGCTGGTAATGATACAATCTGCGTATTTACCGCTATACAGCTCTAAACGTGCTTTGAGCGACAAGGCCGCTCCTCGGGTAATTCTGCCCACATCGTTAGCAGAATATTTCACAGGAAGTTCTGGCGTGATCGCCTTCAATTCATCGAGGATATATTTCTGGATCTCAGAGACAGCTGTACGACTTACCGCATTTGCTTCATCTTGGCTAAGTGTTTTAGTGACAAGTGGGACATCACCGTAAAGTTGGGACAAGGTAAAATACTGATAAGCACGTAGGAAACGTGCTTCCGCTTTCATTCTGGTTTTCAATGCTTCGTCCATAGGGGTTTTATCCACGTTTTCTAGAAACCAGTTGGATTTCTGGATCGTGCTATATGACGGAGACCATCTATCAGTTATCCAAGTGTCTGAAGGACTCCCGGACCCATTTCCCAAGCTTGTATAACCTTCCCAATAATATTGGCTGTACACATTGTCCGATAAAGCATCCATGTAAAGCACATGGTATCCGTCGCTCCAGGAGTTATAACAACCATTAAGGGCTACTAGTGCATCATTCTCCGAAGACCAGAGCGAAGAATTGCTGTAGGCATCCTTGGGATTTCTGTCCAGAAAATCTTTCTGGCAAGCCGTAAATGTTATACTGAGAAAAAGAGATAATATTAAAGTTTTTTTCATGTCTAATGCGAATAAGAGTTAAAAAGTGACATTTAGGCCCAGCGTATGTACTTTGACCTGAGGATAATAATATATGCCACTGCTATAAGAAGCCTCCGGGTCGATCCAGTCTTGAAGTCCGCTGAAAGTCAATATATTTTGACCGCTATAATAGATACGGGCACGGCTGATTCCCAATTTTTTGATTGAGCTGGTGAAGTTATATCCTACCTGTAGATTTTTTAGGCGGATATAGGAAGCATCTTTGACCCAGAATGAAGAAGGATTGTCTATTGCATTATTCTGATTTTGGGAATAAAGTATCCTAGGAAGTGACGCTCCGGGATTTTCGGGGGTCCAAGTATCCAATAACGCAGATGTAGGCTTACCTGCGGCGTCGCCAACTTCGCCTAGCTTTCCTTCCAGATACGTTTTTACACGAGCGGCCCCTTGAAAGAACAGCATAAGATCGATATTCTTATATGTACCGCCCAATGTTAGTCCGAAAGTGGTCTTGGGGTAGTAATTGCCTAAATATTGTTTATCGTCGCTATCAATTACTTTGTTGCCGTCAATATCACGGTATTTTAAATCCCCGGCTCCGGTCCGGTTGCTTTGAACAGCATGCTTTTCTACCTCTTCTTTCGTTTGGAAAATTCCGTCTGCAATATAGCCATATAGCGAATTGATAGGATAGCCTACCTCTTGTATCGTAGTATTTGTTAGGTAGGGACCAGTACCATACAGATCTGTGATCTTATTATCGATAAAAGAGATGTTGAACGAACCATTGTAGGCAAAATCTCCCTTATTGTCTTTGTATCCAAGCACAAATTCCCAGCCTTTGTTTTGTACAGCACCAGCGTTTCTCGTTGGGGGTTTTAATCCATATACGCCACTGACGGGTACATTCAGTATAATGTCATTTGTTTTCCGATTAAACCAGTCGACCGTCAGATCCAGTTTTCCTTTGAAGAATGACGCATCAATACCTGCACCATAAGTTGTTGTGCTCTCCCAGCGCAGATCGGCATTGGCACCACTAGTCGGAGCTACGCCCGTTGCTATAATAGGGGAGGCTCCGCCGAACGTATAGTTTTGATCAGAACTGATCACGGTGATGTATGGGTAGTATGGCGCACTAGGAAAGTCACCATTCGCTTTGACTTCCTGATTACCGAGTTTTCCCCATGATCCACGGATTTTTAAAGCAGATATAGATTCCTTTACTGGCTCAAAGAAATTTTCTTTGTTCAGATTCCATCCAGCTGAGAATGAAGGAAAAGCACCCCAGCGGTGTTTTGGTGAAAAACGAGATGTTCCATCATACCTCAAATTAGCTTCAAATAGGTACTTACCTGCAAAATCGTAATTTAATCGACCAAAATAAGAACGCAATGCCATTTCATATCCATAACCAGAGGCAGTTTGTCCGGCGGTCGATCCGAGATTGATTTCACTCAGCTCATTGTTGAGAAAGCGCTGTCTGTAAGCACTATTTTCAGTATATTGTGTAAGCTCTTGAAAATAGCCTCCCAATACCTTTATATTATGATCTCCAAAGCTTTTTGTATAATCTAACAAGCCCTGGAGTGTTGTCCTTCGGAAGGTTGTATTTTTATCAGTAAGTTTATTTGGTCCTTGATAGAAGGTTTTGTCTCCGGCTGCGTTGTAATACTGAATGTCAGCAATAAAAAACTTATTTTGTGCTATAGAAGATACAAATCCCAGTGTAGGTTTAAAATGGAGGCCTTTTAGGATTTCCCAGTCAGCACCAACATTTCCAGCAAAATCATAATAGTTTTCGCGGTTAAAAGACGGTGATTCAAGCCAGGCAAGTGGATTTCCATCGGCTATACTTCCATAGTGACCATTTTCATATTTATAAGGAATCATTGGAACAATTCGGTTAATTTGTCGCACCACCTGAGTGAATCCCGATACCCCTGGCATGCTTGATTGCGGTTCTAGTAATGGCGAGTAAGTATAGGCGAGATTGCCGTGAACTTTCAGTTGGTCATTGACTTTTGATTCTAGATTAAAGCGGGAAGTATAGCGCTTCGCATTTGTTTTTTTTATAAGACCATTTTGATCGAAATAACCAAGGGAGAGCATGTACCGGGACTTGTCGTTTCCACCATTTACGCTCAAGTAATGATTCTGTTGTATCCCGTTGCCCCTATAGGCTAGATCCAACCAGTCCGTATTGGGATAATTATAGGGATCAGATCCATTCTTGAATTTTTCAATTTCTTCTTCCGTATATCGAGGTTGTTTTCCTTCATTGCGGAGAGCCTGATTATAGAGTCCCGCGGCTTGCCAAGAAGGCAAATAATCAAAAAGCCCGGTTGCACTTTGTTTGCCGACATAGGTATTATAGGTCAGGATAGTTTTTCCCTCCTTACCTTTTTTCGTCGTGATTAAGATTACCCCGTTGGCTGCCCGAGATCCGTAAATAGCAGCAGATGCTGCATCTTTCAATACCGATATACTTTCTATATCATCAGGGTTGACATTGTTCATAGTAGAGATCATTCCATCAACGACAACCATCGCACCAGCATTGTTGAGTGTTCCAATGCCACGCACACGTATGGTGGCCGCATCACGTCCGGGTTGTCCAGAATTTGCAGCAGTAACTGTGACTCCTGCCATTGTTCCCTGTAATGCATTTCCAACGCTTGTAACAGGACGGTCGGTCAGTTGTGAAGCACGAACGGTAGAAACTGATCCCGTTAAATTTTCTTTGCGCTGTTGGCCAAACCCGACTACAACTACTTCCTGAAGATTTTGCTGATCCGATAGCATCGTAACCTGAAGAGCGTCTTTGCCATCGGCTGCTACCTCTTGTGGTTTATAGCCTATATAACGGAAGATAAGAACACCTTCGTGAGGTATTTTCAGTTGGAATTTTCCGTTTGCATCGGTCGTTGTTCCAATTCCATTACTGCCTTTTAACATGACATTTACCCCTGATAAGGTTTTTACCGAATCACGTACGGTACCCGTAGCAATTAGTTGCTGAACCTTAGGTTCAAATGATGCGACTTCCCTCATTTGAATCACGATGGTATTGTTTTTTAATGTATATGTTATAGGCTGTAGGGCAAGACATTTGTCGAGCGCTTCACGAAGCGGCATATCGGTCACGTTGATATCTATTCGTTTACTTTTCTCCAATACGTCATTTTTGTAGACAAAGTCGTAACCAGTCTGCTGTTTAATCGCGTTGAATATAGCCTGCAGCGGGGCCTTTTCCATATAGAGTGTTACTTGCTGACCATTGGCAGCCAAAGACGATTGCAGAAAGGCAGCGGTTAGAATAATACAGGTTAGGTATATTTTCATAAAGCCTTTTTTTAAAATAGATCCAGATGTTCCATTTATTAGGTTATAGTAACCTGATGTGTTAGCAACATTGGGATAAGGGGAAAGATCCCCTTTGGTATTAGTAAACATCATTTTATTTTTAGGATTAATCAATTAAAATTAATTTGGTCAGGATTCTAACTGTCTAAAGGTATATGTAGTATTCGGTCACTATTTAGGAGAATCCATAGCTTGTTTTTTATCTACGGTTTGATCATAATCCTCCTTCCTTTTAGATTAAAATGAATACCGGTCAGTTTGAGTACGTCCAATACTTCCTGTATATCTTTTGAGCGTGAGATTGACCCGCCGAGTTTTATTTTACCAATATTTTCTTCGTAGCTAACCTCCACATCATACCAGCGCGAAATCTGTCGCATAATTTCTTCCAAGGGCATATCATCAAATGCAAAATCGCCTTGCTTCCAGGCAATAGACTGTGAAGCATCCACCTGCTTGAATGTTAGATTTTTATTATTGAGGATACTCTGTTGCCCGGGTTTTAATATTATCGAAGTATTTCGATCAGTCGGAGATACCTTTACGCTACCTTCTATTAATGTTGTTTTGACGGTTTCTTCGTCCTGATATGCATTAATATTGAAAGTTGTGCCTAATACCGTTACTATCTGCTTATCTGTCTCTACGATGAAAGGGAGTTTCTCGGCTTTCGTCACCTTTTTAGTAACCTCAAAATATCCTTCCCCCATTAATTTGACCCGTCTCTCTTTACCTGAGAAATTGGTTGGAAAGCTCAGTGATGAAGAAGCATTGAGCATTACTGAAGTACCATCTGCGAGCAGTAACTTAAACTTTCCACCTTTTGGGACTGTAATCGTATTTATTCCTTCGTCATGTGGTGTTCCGTTCCTAAGTGTGTAACTCAAGATTCCTTTTTCCAACATCTGGATAGCGCCTCCGGTAGCAAAAGATAGATTCTCCGATGTCGTACTGTCCAGGTACATTGTACGTCCATCTGCAAGCTGCAATATTGCCTTATCTGAACCCGGGCGAACGAGTATAGCTTGTGGTTCCCGAATTTCCAGTAGGTTTTGAAAGTTCATCATCAGGACTATAGCTAAAAAAATAGCAACAGCAGCAATCATCGATGGTCTAAAAAGAAATTGAAATGGCTTATCTATTTTTTGTTTATCAGCAATCGTTTTATCTATTTTTTTCCATATAATATATTCGCGTATTTTTTTATTTCCATGTTTAGTTTCGTCCCATTCTTCTGTTTGAGATTCAATATGCTTGTAGAATGAAAATAGTTGATCTTCTTCTTGCTTGTTTGTTTTCTTTTTAAGGTATTTGCTGATGATACGCTGTATGGTCTTTCTATCTTTCATGTCTGTATTATAATTGTATGTGCAAAAAAAAAGCACCAACCCCTAAGAGTTGATGTTTTTAATTTTTTTAGCTTAACGTGATCTATCGGAAAATATTGAGGATTGTTAATAAGAAAAGCGGTAAGGTCCATGGAGAGAGGTATTTTCTCATTTTTTTTATGGCAATGGTAATTTGGTTTTCTACGGTTTTTATTGAAATATTGAGGCGGGCTGCTATTTCCTTATTGGTGAGATGCTCCTTTCTGCTCAAGTAAAAAATTACACCGCATTTTTCGGGCAATTTTTCGATGCCTATTTTTAAAGCTTCTTCGATCTCTTTGTGATGCTCCTGAGAATCAAAAAATGCTGCTGGCAAATTAGCTAGCTCCATTACAAAGTTATTTCTACATTTTTTTTCGTTTATGCACCTGAAGACCTGAAAACGTACTGCTGTAAATAAATAAGATTCCAGATTCTTTATCGACAAGGCCGAACGTCTGATCCAGAGCTGCGAAAATATCTCCTGAACAATATCCTCACACAATTCCCTGTCACGGAGAATATTGTAAGCTGCTAGATAAAGCCTGTCCCAAAACAGGGTATATAATTTTTCAAACGCGACCTTCGATCCACCATAAAGCGCTCCTAATAGGATTGTATTTTCATGTTGTTGAGTAGCTTTCTTTTCCGAATCTGATAAATTAACATTATGGATAATTTCCATATTATTATAGTGGTAATTTTTTGCCATATCCGTTGGTTCGAAAATGCGTCATTATTGAGATATTAAATCTCTACGCTGGTTAAATTGGTAAGTAATTCTTTAGTTGAGTGGTAAATTATGGCTACATTGATACACTCCCTTTGACGTGAGGATTATTATTGGGCGTTCTGCTTTGTATAATTGGTTTAGGAGTACCGTTTATCAGACTCAATATATTTTAATCTAATTGAGAATTTTAATAGCTAATAAAAAGCAACCTATTGATAAATAGGCCGCTTTTTACCATTATCTGTCAAGAACGCCTCCCCGTCAGATAACTATATTATCCATAAAAAGAACGCACAAATTAATTTCTTACACAACGGACATTTTTCAACTGGGTTTCTACTAAATCCACGCCAATTACCGACACATTGAGTAAGCTAGCTGTAAGGTCGTCATTGTGAATATTGAAAGCGCCTCTTTCGGCATGATAATACCATGCGCCAAAACCAAAAAGCCCACCAAGGTTTACTCCTGATGTACCCGTCCATAATTCGGCACGGTTACCATAATTGGCCAGATTGATCTGTAAGACACCATTTACAAAAGCGAATGAATTACTACCGCCGTTAAAGTTGAAATGAAGCTTGTTGCTCGGATAAGGAGCCGCTGTTCCGCTGGCGTCATATTCAAAGTAACCACGGTTATTGACTGACCCGTAAGTTGTTTGCTTACCGCCAACCCCTAATACTCCAGTGAGTTTTCTAAAGTCGCTTTCACTCGCTTGGCGCCAAACGCCAGTAGGATACACCTGGGCACAAGGGTCACTATTTACGCCAAATTGATCCGGAACCAGGCCTTTGA
The window above is part of the Sphingobacterium sp. ML3W genome. Proteins encoded here:
- a CDS encoding TonB-dependent receptor, which encodes MKIYLTCIILTAAFLQSSLAANGQQVTLYMEKAPLQAIFNAIKQQTGYDFVYKNDVLEKSKRIDINVTDMPLREALDKCLALQPITYTLKNNTIVIQMREVASFEPKVQQLIATGTVRDSVKTLSGVNVMLKGSNGIGTTTDANGKFQLKIPHEGVLIFRYIGYKPQEVAADGKDALQVTMLSDQQNLQEVVVVGFGQQRKENLTGSVSTVRASQLTDRPVTSVGNALQGTMAGVTVTAANSGQPGRDAATIRVRGIGTLNNAGAMVVVDGMISTMNNVNPDDIESISVLKDAASAAIYGSRAANGVILITTKKGKEGKTILTYNTYVGKQSATGLFDYLPSWQAAGLYNQALRNEGKQPRYTEEEIEKFKNGSDPYNYPNTDWLDLAYRGNGIQQNHYLSVNGGNDKSRYMLSLGYFDQNGLIKKTNAKRYTSRFNLESKVNDQLKVHGNLAYTYSPLLEPQSSMPGVSGFTQVVRQINRIVPMIPYKYENGHYGSIADGNPLAWLESPSFNRENYYDFAGNVGADWEILKGLHFKPTLGFVSSIAQNKFFIADIQYYNAAGDKTFYQGPNKLTDKNTTFRRTTLQGLLDYTKSFGDHNIKVLGGYFQELTQYTENSAYRQRFLNNELSEINLGSTAGQTASGYGYEMALRSYFGRLNYDFAGKYLFEANLRYDGTSRFSPKHRWGAFPSFSAGWNLNKENFFEPVKESISALKIRGSWGKLGNQEVKANGDFPSAPYYPYITVISSDQNYTFGGASPIIATGVAPTSGANADLRWESTTTYGAGIDASFFKGKLDLTVDWFNRKTNDIILNVPVSGVYGLKPPTRNAGAVQNKGWEFVLGYKDNKGDFAYNGSFNISFIDNKITDLYGTGPYLTNTTIQEVGYPINSLYGYIADGIFQTKEEVEKHAVQSNRTGAGDLKYRDIDGNKVIDSDDKQYLGNYYPKTTFGLTLGGTYKNIDLMLFFQGAARVKTYLEGKLGEVGDAAGKPTSALLDTWTPENPGASLPRILYSQNQNNAIDNPSSFWVKDASYIRLKNLQVGYNFTSSIKKLGISRARIYYSGQNILTFSGLQDWIDPEASYSSGIYYYPQVKVHTLGLNVTF
- a CDS encoding FecR domain-containing protein, whose translation is MKDRKTIQRIISKYLKKKTNKQEEDQLFSFYKHIESQTEEWDETKHGNKKIREYIIWKKIDKTIADKQKIDKPFQFLFRPSMIAAVAIFLAIVLMMNFQNLLEIREPQAILVRPGSDKAILQLADGRTMYLDSTTSENLSFATGGAIQMLEKGILSYTLRNGTPHDEGINTITVPKGGKFKLLLADGTSVMLNASSSLSFPTNFSGKERRVKLMGEGYFEVTKKVTKAEKLPFIVETDKQIVTVLGTTFNINAYQDEETVKTTLIEGSVKVSPTDRNTSIILKPGQQSILNNKNLTFKQVDASQSIAWKQGDFAFDDMPLEEIMRQISRWYDVEVSYEENIGKIKLGGSISRSKDIQEVLDVLKLTGIHFNLKGRRIMIKP
- a CDS encoding RNA polymerase sigma-70 factor, producing MAKNYHYNNMEIIHNVNLSDSEKKATQQHENTILLGALYGGSKVAFEKLYTLFWDRLYLAAYNILRDRELCEDIVQEIFSQLWIRRSALSIKNLESYLFTAVRFQVFRCINEKKCRNNFVMELANLPAAFFDSQEHHKEIEEALKIGIEKLPEKCGVIFYLSRKEHLTNKEIAARLNISIKTVENQITIAIKKMRKYLSPWTLPLFLLTILNIFR